The following are encoded together in the Citrobacter arsenatis genome:
- a CDS encoding YdcF family protein, which produces MSMSQFPTLAATTLAAINTVGRWLAQNDFTGNITVQSDCVILAGNAVIPTIDAACLIAKEQQVPLLISGGIGHSTRFLYDAIAEHPRYNIIRTTGRAEAAILADIAHQFWQIPGEKIWVEDQSTNCGENARFSWALLNQATESIQTVIVVQDPTMQRRTMATFQRVTRDEPHAPRWLSFPGFIPELAQQQNGVDFVPAADGLWSVDRYLSLITGELPRLRDDATGYGPCGRDFIAHVDIPQNVEQAWQQLQNDIALTDLLESRSL; this is translated from the coding sequence AGAATGATTTTACGGGGAATATCACCGTTCAGTCAGATTGCGTGATTCTGGCAGGGAACGCGGTTATTCCGACCATTGACGCCGCCTGTCTGATCGCCAAAGAGCAGCAGGTTCCTTTGTTGATTAGCGGTGGTATCGGTCACTCCACACGATTTCTGTACGACGCGATAGCAGAGCATCCTCGCTACAACATCATTCGCACCACCGGACGCGCGGAAGCGGCGATCCTGGCTGATATCGCTCATCAGTTCTGGCAAATTCCGGGAGAGAAGATTTGGGTGGAAGACCAGTCAACAAACTGCGGTGAGAATGCCCGATTTAGCTGGGCATTACTGAATCAGGCGACAGAAAGCATTCAAACTGTCATTGTGGTGCAGGATCCCACGATGCAACGTCGCACGATGGCAACGTTTCAGCGCGTAACCCGCGATGAACCGCATGCGCCGCGTTGGCTGAGTTTTCCTGGATTCATACCTGAGCTGGCCCAACAGCAAAACGGCGTGGATTTTGTGCCAGCAGCAGACGGTTTGTGGTCAGTAGATCGCTACCTTTCTCTCATTACCGGCGAGCTTCCACGCCTGCGTGATGATGCAACTGGCTACGGGCCTTGCGGCCGCGATTTTATCGCCCATGTTGATATTCCCCAGAACGTTGAGCAAGCCTGGCAGCAGTTGCAAAATGACATCGCGCTGACTGACTTGCTGGAGAGTCGCTCTCTGTAA